One window of the Epinephelus moara isolate mb chromosome 24, YSFRI_EMoa_1.0, whole genome shotgun sequence genome contains the following:
- the LOC126385454 gene encoding uncharacterized protein LOC126385454: MWKNLQDRFVKAKKRAHGKTRDPGGSQLVPPILKELGWLSQFIKYRETDTNFENEVYFSGESRHFTQGSVLGPILFTLYMLHLGNIIRNHSVNFHYTQLHLSIKSDETDQLTKLQKCLKDIKTLVSSNFLMLNSDKAEVIVLGPKHLRNSLSEDIVSLDGIALASSTNARDLRVIFDQDLSFNSHIKQTSQTAFFHLLNITKIRPILSPKDVEKLVHTFVTSRLGYCNSLLSGSSNKSLKTLQLIQNVAARVLARTKKRDHISPVLAPVHWLPVKSRIEFKILLLTYKALNGQAPSYLRELIVPYYPTRTLRFENAGLLVVPKVSKSRSGVRAFSFQAPLLWNHLPVSVREADTISTFKSRLKTFLFDKAYS; encoded by the exons ATGTGGAAGAACCTGCAGGACCGTTTTGTAAAGGCCAAAAAGAGAGCACATGGAAAGACCCGTGACCCTGGTGGAAGCCAACTGGTGCCACCGATCCTGAAGGAACTCGGATGGCTGTCCCAGTTCATCAAATATCGAGAGACTGACACTAATTTTGAGAATGAG GTGTATTTTTCGGGGGAATCGCG ACATTTTACACAAGGTTCTGTCCTCGGACCAATTCTATTCACTTTATATATGCTTcacttaggtaacatcattagaaatcactctgtaaatttccattatACACAATTACATCTATCGATAAAGTCAGACGAAAcggatcaattaactaaacttcaaaaatgccttaaagatATAAAAACCTTGGTGAGctccaatttccttatgttaaattcagacaaagcagaagttattgttcttggccccaaacacctcAGAAACTCGCTATCTGAAgatatagtttctctggatggcattgctctggcctccaGCACTAACGCAAGAGACctcagagtaatatttgaccaagatttgtcttttaactcccacataaaacaaacttcacagaCTGCATTCTTTCATCTgcttaatattacaaaaattaggcctatcctgtcccCAAAAGATgtagaaaaattggtccacacttttgttacctctaggctgggtTACTGCAATTCCCTTTTATCAGGTAGCTCCAATAAGTCTTTGAAAACTCTCCAACTGATCCAGAATGTGGCGGCACGTGTACTGGCAAGAACTAAAAaaagagatcatatttctcctgttttagctcctgtgcactggctccctgtaaaatccagaattgaatttaaaatccttctcctcacttacaaggctctaaatggtcaagctccatcatatcttagagagctcatagtgccatattatcccaccagaacattGCGCtttgagaatgcagggttactcgtggtccctaaagtctccaaaagtagatcaggagtcAGAGCCTTCAGCTTTCAGGCTCCCCTtctgtggaaccatcttcctgtttctgtccgggaggcagacaccatctcaACATTTAAgtctagacttaagactttcctttttgataaagcttatagttag